Proteins from a single region of Maridesulfovibrio ferrireducens:
- a CDS encoding LytTR family DNA-binding domain-containing protein, whose product MPSLKTLILHPDAEVRSVIRQSLRGVKVVRVLGETVLADEALELHKEVGYGIIFVALDFPEGISGIELAQAMGASKNKPGLIFIAEDETKAYQAFELGAVDYLIWPPDEERMAKTVERISRFKSHFREVPEPSDWKESGSGVETGEETLQLPLEEEEQDRFLAALKHAWDYSQTRQPEIEKLPVNQDGRMILIPYTQIIFVEAYEDYSYVHTATQKFLTSHRLKTLEERLEPHRFFRVHRKYLVNLEMVTEIASLPGSNFMLRTAGRTRIELPISRRRIGKLKQILGM is encoded by the coding sequence TTGCCCAGCCTCAAGACTTTAATTCTCCACCCGGACGCAGAGGTCCGCTCGGTTATCCGGCAGAGCCTGCGCGGTGTGAAAGTTGTGCGTGTTCTCGGTGAAACGGTACTCGCTGACGAAGCTCTCGAGCTGCATAAAGAAGTTGGTTACGGTATTATTTTTGTTGCCCTTGATTTTCCTGAAGGGATCAGCGGAATAGAACTGGCGCAGGCTATGGGGGCCAGCAAGAATAAACCGGGCCTTATTTTTATAGCTGAAGATGAGACCAAAGCTTATCAGGCTTTTGAGCTTGGAGCTGTTGATTATCTCATCTGGCCGCCTGATGAAGAAAGAATGGCTAAGACTGTCGAGCGTATTTCCAGATTTAAAAGTCATTTCCGCGAGGTTCCTGAACCTTCGGACTGGAAAGAGTCCGGTTCCGGCGTTGAAACAGGCGAAGAAACTTTACAGCTCCCTCTTGAAGAGGAAGAGCAGGACCGATTCCTGGCCGCTCTAAAGCATGCATGGGATTATTCTCAGACCCGTCAGCCGGAAATTGAAAAGCTTCCCGTTAATCAGGACGGGCGCATGATTCTTATCCCGTATACTCAGATAATCTTTGTAGAAGCTTACGAAGATTATTCCTATGTACATACCGCAACTCAAAAATTTCTGACTTCACACAGGCTTAAGACACTTGAAGAGCGTCTTGAGCCTCACCGTTTTTTTAGAGTTCATCGCAAATATCTGGTAAATCTTGAGATGGTGACGGAAATAGCTTCTCTTCCCGGTAGCAATTTTATGTTGCGTACGGCAGGGCGTACTCGTATCGAGCTGCCCATCAGTAGAAGACGAATCGGTAAGCTGAAACAAATATTGGGGATGTAG